Proteins encoded together in one Thermovenabulum gondwanense window:
- a CDS encoding YraN family protein produces the protein MDNKILGKAGEDYAKKYLISRNFTILATNYRCKFGEIDIVAKDKENNIVFFEVKARNSDNFGRGFESVDFFKQQKIRKTALIFLGENKQYFNSIRFDVIDILVSKGKTLDLLHFENAF, from the coding sequence ATGGATAATAAAATTTTAGGAAAAGCAGGTGAAGATTACGCGAAGAAATATTTGATCAGCAGAAACTTTACTATTTTGGCTACAAATTATAGGTGCAAATTTGGAGAGATAGATATTGTAGCAAAGGATAAAGAAAACAATATAGTATTTTTTGAGGTAAAAGCAAGAAATTCGGATAATTTTGGAAGAGGGTTCGAATCTGTGGATTTTTTTAAACAGCAAAAAATAAGAAAAACAGCACTAATTTTTTTAGGCGAGAATAAACAATATTTTAATTCTATAAGATTTGATGTTATCGATATTCTGGTTAGCAAAGGGAAAACTCTCGATCTTTTGCATTTTGAAAACGCTTTTTGA
- a CDS encoding PucR family transcriptional regulator: MDRIGITVKEVLEKRLLGNAELIAGKSGINRVITRVNIMEVPDIINWVKPGELLLTTVYSIKDDYDAQKALIPALNSKGLAAIGIKPGRYIKEIPEAMIQAADKLGFPLFKLPLEASFSDLMLPILHEIFDKQASFLQRLDEVHGKLMNIVINGGGLKEIAVTLSDLLKANIMIKEEVFGNFYYSSDEMRSKYNDAVIKLIGKKNGSFEYEIMEVQNGIGTFFIIKVPIMAAGQNYGEIYVFKEKNDITNFEINIIERASTISAFYLIKEIAAKEVEMRYRSGFIDDLLSFDADKRSISAERGAIFGFDASKQYTVILLEIKKIEKELKNINENSELVRLKNRIINILNNLLQEKNAIITTKLDTMIILLPVPDKISDAESRNYTKKYCYEILKKIKESLPDITLIIAIGRFYRNITDIYKSYQDARKALMIGNVLQKYNEVIHFDDLGIFRLLYQNAEEDELIKFYNEYIDPIVKYDEKHGTELLKTLEAYFKCNGNLKQISKDLFTHYNTIIYRIQRIQEILGVNLENARDRLNLEVALQIYKILDRKQISDNPR; the protein is encoded by the coding sequence ATGGATAGGATTGGCATTACGGTCAAAGAAGTGCTGGAAAAAAGACTTTTAGGAAATGCCGAACTGATTGCGGGGAAATCGGGTATTAATCGGGTAATTACAAGAGTTAATATAATGGAAGTTCCTGATATAATTAACTGGGTAAAGCCGGGGGAATTATTGTTAACTACTGTGTATTCTATTAAAGATGATTATGATGCTCAAAAAGCTCTTATACCTGCGCTTAATTCTAAAGGATTGGCAGCAATAGGCATAAAACCGGGAAGATATATTAAAGAAATTCCTGAGGCCATGATTCAAGCAGCTGATAAATTAGGGTTTCCATTATTCAAATTACCGCTGGAGGCTTCATTTTCGGATTTAATGCTACCTATTCTTCACGAAATATTTGATAAACAGGCAAGTTTTTTACAAAGACTTGATGAAGTTCACGGGAAATTGATGAATATCGTTATAAATGGAGGAGGGCTTAAAGAGATAGCAGTAACCCTTTCTGATTTGCTAAAGGCCAATATTATGATAAAAGAAGAAGTTTTTGGCAATTTCTATTATAGTAGCGATGAAATGAGAAGTAAATATAACGATGCCGTGATTAAACTAATTGGCAAAAAAAATGGAAGTTTTGAATATGAGATAATGGAAGTACAGAATGGTATTGGAACATTTTTTATAATAAAAGTTCCCATAATGGCAGCCGGCCAAAATTATGGAGAAATTTATGTTTTTAAAGAAAAAAACGATATAACAAATTTTGAGATTAATATTATTGAAAGAGCATCTACGATCTCAGCTTTTTACTTGATTAAGGAAATAGCAGCAAAAGAAGTAGAGATGAGGTACCGTTCAGGCTTCATAGATGATTTATTATCTTTTGATGCCGATAAAAGAAGTATTTCTGCTGAAAGAGGGGCGATTTTTGGCTTTGATGCTTCAAAACAATATACGGTAATTTTGCTGGAGATAAAAAAGATAGAAAAAGAACTAAAAAACATCAACGAAAACTCGGAACTTGTAAGATTGAAGAATAGAATTATTAATATTTTGAACAATCTACTTCAAGAAAAAAATGCAATAATTACCACAAAATTAGATACCATGATAATTCTTTTACCTGTCCCGGATAAAATCAGTGATGCAGAAAGCAGAAATTACACAAAAAAATATTGTTATGAAATACTGAAAAAAATTAAGGAGAGTCTGCCGGATATAACTTTGATAATTGCTATTGGAAGATTTTACAGAAATATAACTGATATATATAAAAGCTACCAGGATGCACGAAAAGCATTAATGATAGGCAATGTTTTGCAAAAATACAATGAGGTGATTCATTTTGACGATCTGGGTATATTTAGATTGCTGTATCAAAATGCCGAGGAAGACGAATTAATAAAGTTTTACAATGAATATATAGATCCTATTGTCAAGTATGATGAAAAACATGGAACCGAACTTTTAAAGACCTTAGAAGCATATTTTAAATGCAATGGCAACTTAAAACAAATTTCTAAAGATTTATTTACTCATTATAATACTATTATTTACAGAATACAAAGGATTCAGGAAATCCTGGGAGTAAACCTGGAAAACGCGAGGGATAGGTTGAATTTGGAAGTAGCTCTGCAGATCTATAAAATTTTAGACAGAAAACAAATAAGCGATAACCCTCGTTAA
- a CDS encoding carbon-nitrogen hydrolase family protein produces the protein MKEFTVCGVQIAPKPNDISYNVGKIKEWAKKAKKLHNPDLIVFPESATTGFTPNMPISEFYNLIDPIPGKVTEEMEKLSKELDAYLVVPMYEKGEQPNVVYNSAVVIGPSEGIIGIYRKTHLFPTERLSAGGWSTPGKEAPVFELPFCKLGVMICYDGDFPELARELVVKGAEVIVRPSALLRSFDIWELTNKARAYDNHVYFVAVNAVGPDAGNNFYFGHSMIINPIAQKLAQARGTEEIIYAKLDPDPIKYVTYGASTPMIFDHVEDRNLEVYKNIMKKSKCPFEPAKRIPY, from the coding sequence ATGAAAGAATTTACTGTTTGTGGAGTACAAATTGCTCCAAAACCAAACGATATATCGTATAATGTGGGAAAAATAAAGGAATGGGCTAAAAAGGCAAAGAAACTGCATAACCCTGATCTGATAGTGTTTCCGGAATCTGCCACCACAGGTTTTACTCCCAATATGCCAATTTCAGAATTTTACAATCTAATAGATCCAATACCTGGAAAAGTAACGGAAGAAATGGAAAAGCTTTCTAAGGAATTAGATGCCTATCTTGTTGTTCCTATGTATGAAAAGGGAGAACAGCCCAATGTGGTATATAATAGCGCGGTCGTAATTGGACCATCGGAGGGAATTATCGGTATTTACCGCAAGACACACCTTTTTCCTACGGAAAGGTTAAGCGCGGGCGGATGGTCAACCCCTGGAAAGGAAGCCCCCGTTTTTGAATTGCCTTTTTGCAAACTTGGAGTGATGATCTGTTATGATGGAGATTTTCCGGAATTAGCAAGAGAGCTTGTAGTTAAAGGTGCAGAAGTTATAGTAAGACCCTCCGCACTTTTAAGAAGTTTCGATATTTGGGAGTTAACAAACAAAGCCCGGGCCTACGATAATCATGTATATTTTGTAGCCGTAAATGCGGTGGGACCTGATGCAGGAAACAACTTTTATTTCGGACACAGTATGATTATAAATCCCATAGCGCAAAAACTAGCTCAGGCGAGAGGTACCGAAGAAATAATTTATGCGAAACTCGATCCAGACCCAATTAAATACGTCACATATGGTGCTAGCACACCTATGATCTTTGATCATGTAGAAGACAGAAATTTGGAAGTTTATAAAAATATTATGAAGAAATCAAAATGTCCTTTTGAACCTGCAAAAAGAATACCTTACTAA